The segment CAGGGCTTGTCATAGGCGTTATGAGGGACACCACAGTCTTCGGAGGCTTCAGGGATTCCGCGATACTCATTGCCATCACGTTCCTGGTCTATGAGCTGGTAGTGTTCCCCGGTAAAAGTATAATGGGGGTATATGGCTTTTGAAGGCTTTTGACGATCATGCTGTTTCAGAGCTGCTCGGCTATACGATCCTCGTCGGCATAGTAATATTAGCGGTCATCTCGCTCACTTCGACGGGCACCGGGGCGATATACTCTACAGTAAAATACCAGGAATTTTTAGGCGCCTCGGGGGCATTGAAATGCCTGGCACACCAGGTCAGCTCTTCCGCCGTGTCCAACAATACTTTTTACAGGGCTTATGAGATGGCCGTTCCTGCCGGATATGAACTGGAAGTTAAAGACAGGTACGATGATCTCGGCTCTATAAGGTTACTGGCGGACGATACGCCGCTTACGTCTTTAAGGACAGGAAGCGTGAAACTTAAATCACCTTACAGGTACGCCGTATTTGAAGGCGGCGCGGTCATGATGAACGATACCGGCATCCTGTCCGAAGGGCGGAAGCCGATGATCTATACTGTAGGATCACAGTCAGGTAGAGACGTGCTATATATTTCGATCGTATCTATCGTAAGCGATACGTGGACATATTCAAATGGCGTTCCTATAACACTTCGTATCCGCTGCGGATCGGTAAAATGTATGAACTGGACGCTGGATGGTAAAAATGCCACATTATTGATAGACTCCGTAGAGCCGGGCATATGGGAGAAAAGGCTCGTTGGCCTGGGCTTTAGTACAGAATACGAGAACGGAACATTAAAAGCAACAT is part of the Methanooceanicella nereidis genome and harbors:
- a CDS encoding DUF7289 family protein, giving the protein MKAFDDHAVSELLGYTILVGIVILAVISLTSTGTGAIYSTVKYQEFLGASGALKCLAHQVSSSAVSNNTFYRAYEMAVPAGYELEVKDRYDDLGSIRLLADDTPLTSLRTGSVKLKSPYRYAVFEGGAVMMNDTGILSEGRKPMIYTVGSQSGRDVLYISIVSIVSDTWTYSNGVPITLRIRCGSVKCMNWTLDGKNATLLIDSVEPGIWEKRLVGLGFSTEYENGTLKATSGKVAEIYVTYAEIGVTKEV